One window of the Halobacillus litoralis genome contains the following:
- a CDS encoding MBL fold metallo-hydrolase, with protein MKTLKDTIAQITLPTPFAVGDVHVYVLKGDRLSLVDAGVKTKEAWEALCAQLKMIGYRPEDIEQVILTHHHPDHMGFLEEFPNVDTIAAHPKLRPWLEREEDFFVRYEQFYLEMYKQSGVPDRFYKLLKGLRKPLKWTAKGTITHELGEGSKLPGHEEWLTTETPGHAQSHVSFFREEDGALIGGDHLLGHISSNPLLEPPFLEGGERPRPLLQYRDSMEKLLKMEIGDVYPGHGKIFDHAHALVHDRLKKQEQRANKVYGMFSEGTLRAYDVCERLFPKHVETQFGLTMSETIGQLDYLEHIGKLETFTDQNQTFYKVK; from the coding sequence ATGAAAACATTGAAGGATACTATTGCTCAAATAACTTTGCCGACCCCATTTGCTGTTGGTGATGTCCATGTATATGTATTGAAGGGAGACCGGTTATCCTTGGTCGATGCCGGTGTGAAAACAAAGGAAGCTTGGGAGGCACTCTGTGCTCAACTGAAAATGATCGGGTACCGGCCGGAAGATATTGAACAAGTGATTCTCACTCATCACCACCCTGATCACATGGGGTTCCTCGAAGAGTTCCCGAATGTTGATACAATCGCCGCCCATCCGAAATTACGGCCATGGCTAGAGCGGGAGGAAGATTTCTTTGTACGTTATGAACAGTTTTATTTGGAAATGTACAAACAATCTGGTGTTCCGGACCGCTTTTACAAGCTTTTAAAAGGATTGCGCAAGCCTTTAAAATGGACGGCTAAAGGCACTATCACACATGAATTAGGGGAAGGAAGCAAACTTCCTGGACACGAGGAATGGTTGACGACCGAAACCCCTGGCCATGCTCAGAGTCACGTGTCATTTTTTCGTGAGGAGGATGGAGCGTTGATCGGTGGCGATCACTTACTTGGCCATATTTCTTCAAATCCTTTGCTTGAACCGCCATTCCTAGAAGGTGGAGAGCGTCCGCGTCCACTACTGCAGTACCGTGATTCAATGGAAAAGTTATTAAAAATGGAAATCGGTGACGTTTACCCTGGACATGGGAAAATATTCGACCACGCCCATGCCCTTGTACATGACAGATTGAAAAAGCAAGAGCAACGAGCAAATAAAGTATATGGGATGTTTAGTGAGGGGACATTGCGTGCATATGATGTATGCGAGCGGTTGTTTCCTAAACATGTGGAAACACAGTTCGGGTTGACGATGTCTGAGACGATTGGACAGCTTGATTACTTAGAACACATAGGAAAACTGGAGACGTTTACGGATCAAAACCAAACATTTTATAAGGTGAAATAG
- a CDS encoding SDR family NAD(P)-dependent oxidoreductase: MNKQVKGKKVLITGASGGIGEYLAIHVAREGGIPILVARSAGKLDIIAEKIEAAFGVECPWYKADLSMDAEWKDVIDRICYEHGSIDGLINNAGIAVFDLVAESNWQDIDRMLSVNVKSLFRTTHQLLPHFLQKGEGHIVNIASQAGKIATPKSAVYSATKHAVIGFTNALRMEVEPKGVHVTSVNLGPVRTNFFQQADPTGSYEKSVDKIMLDPNRVARTVVGHLFTKQREINLPSWMDSGSKVYSIAPVSMEKLMQKQFNKK, encoded by the coding sequence ATGAACAAACAAGTCAAAGGGAAAAAAGTATTAATTACAGGGGCTTCCGGCGGAATCGGCGAATACTTGGCTATCCATGTAGCAAGAGAGGGAGGTATTCCGATTCTTGTTGCACGGTCGGCAGGCAAGCTTGATATTATCGCAGAAAAGATTGAAGCAGCATTCGGTGTGGAGTGCCCGTGGTACAAAGCGGATCTTTCTATGGATGCGGAGTGGAAAGATGTGATCGATCGGATCTGCTATGAACACGGATCTATTGACGGGCTCATTAATAATGCTGGAATAGCAGTGTTCGATCTTGTTGCTGAATCCAACTGGCAGGATATTGATCGGATGCTTTCTGTTAATGTGAAGTCATTATTTCGCACAACCCATCAGTTGCTTCCTCACTTTTTACAAAAAGGGGAAGGTCATATTGTTAACATCGCTTCGCAAGCAGGTAAGATTGCAACACCTAAGTCCGCCGTCTATTCAGCGACCAAGCACGCTGTTATCGGGTTCACAAATGCTTTGAGAATGGAAGTCGAACCTAAGGGCGTTCATGTCACCTCGGTAAATTTAGGCCCTGTCCGGACGAACTTCTTCCAGCAGGCAGACCCGACCGGAAGTTATGAAAAGTCAGTGGACAAAATCATGCTCGACCCGAACCGAGTTGCTCGCACGGTCGTTGGTCATTTATTCACAAAGCAACGGGAAATAAACCTTCCTTCCTGGATGGATTCAGGAAGCAAAGTATATTCCATTGCTCCAGTATCAATGGAGAAGCTTATGCAAAAACAATTCAACAAAAAATAA
- the hisC gene encoding histidinol-phosphate transaminase, with amino-acid sequence MIDPRPQLDGISMYSPGKPIEEVKREKGLTKIYKMASNENPFGCSPLVEEAIKNEMIEMTRYPETTSPALAAKLAQRLRLKADQLIFGNGSDEIIRLLTRSYINHGDEVVMARVTFPRYQTNVLIEGGVPVQVDMTNGCHDLDGMLAAITNKTKMVFVCNPNNPTGTIVERQALLNFIEQVPSHILLVIDEAYFEYADSDEYLDTRPLLPQYENMVILRTFSKVYGLAALRIGYGMMDREIVHQLQKVKDPFNVNRLASAAAYASLDDESFLEETIAKNREGRNFLLRNFEEMNLYYFQTQTNFIMVDVNRPAKEVYESLLEEGIIVRPGHLMGYPEMIRVTIGQQEENAAFIQKLQAILNRPASNLQNH; translated from the coding sequence ATGATAGATCCACGACCACAGCTTGACGGAATATCGATGTATTCCCCGGGGAAACCGATTGAAGAAGTGAAACGGGAGAAAGGCCTGACAAAAATATATAAAATGGCTTCCAATGAAAATCCGTTTGGCTGCTCACCATTAGTAGAAGAAGCGATCAAAAATGAAATGATAGAAATGACGCGCTACCCTGAGACTACATCTCCCGCACTAGCAGCAAAATTAGCTCAACGTCTTAGACTGAAAGCCGATCAGCTTATCTTCGGTAATGGCTCTGACGAAATTATTCGTTTGCTGACCCGTTCCTATATAAATCATGGAGATGAGGTGGTCATGGCACGTGTCACTTTCCCACGTTACCAAACAAATGTATTGATTGAAGGTGGTGTGCCTGTTCAGGTTGATATGACAAATGGCTGTCATGATCTTGATGGCATGCTTGCTGCAATCACAAATAAAACGAAAATGGTCTTCGTTTGCAACCCTAATAATCCGACGGGGACCATCGTGGAACGACAAGCTCTTTTGAATTTCATTGAGCAAGTGCCTTCCCACATCCTTCTCGTTATAGACGAAGCCTATTTCGAATATGCAGATAGCGATGAGTATTTAGATACTCGCCCATTGCTGCCTCAATATGAAAACATGGTCATTTTAAGGACTTTCTCTAAGGTTTATGGTCTGGCAGCGCTCAGAATCGGTTACGGTATGATGGATCGTGAAATCGTCCATCAATTACAAAAAGTAAAGGACCCGTTCAATGTGAATCGTTTAGCATCTGCTGCAGCATATGCATCTTTGGATGATGAATCGTTTTTGGAGGAGACGATCGCCAAAAACCGCGAAGGGAGAAACTTTCTTCTCCGAAATTTTGAGGAGATGAACCTCTATTATTTCCAAACCCAAACGAACTTCATCATGGTAGATGTCAATCGACCGGCAAAAGAGGTTTATGAATCTCTGCTGGAGGAAGGAATCATTGTCCGTCCTGGTCACCTGATGGGGTATCCGGAAATGATCCGAGTCACTATCGGTCAACAAGAGGAGAATGCAGCATTCATACAGAAATTACAGGCCATTTTAAATAGGCCTGCTTCAAACCTGCAGAATCATTGA
- the pdhA gene encoding pyruvate dehydrogenase (acetyl-transferring) E1 component subunit alpha, with translation MEKQFPIVQYVDEDGQLVKDDARLDKEQLYQFYRAMLRARMMDKKCLNLQRQGRIGTYVQYEGQEAAQVGSALAVEDGDWMFPTYRDHAATMTFGHSLTNLFLYWKGRLEGSIPPEGKNIFPPAVPIASQLLHATGTAWAEKKKKSDRVSIAYFGDGATSEGDFHEGLNFASVFNIPVVFFNQNNGYAISVPMEKQMKSKTIAQKGLAYDIPSIRVDGNDILAVYFETEKAVERARSGGGPTLIEAVTWRYGAHTTADDPSKYRNQQESDQRRQTTDPILRIERLLNNQGWWNEAAVKEMQEEITDEMNDALQASESVEKPDLNQLFDNVFAEPTWTIEEQRMKHNRISKEVGQ, from the coding sequence ATGGAAAAACAGTTTCCAATTGTACAATATGTTGATGAAGATGGACAGTTGGTGAAGGACGATGCACGATTAGATAAGGAACAGCTTTACCAATTTTACCGGGCAATGCTTCGGGCAAGGATGATGGATAAAAAGTGTTTGAATTTGCAAAGGCAAGGTAGGATTGGGACATATGTTCAATATGAAGGCCAGGAAGCCGCCCAAGTCGGCAGTGCTTTAGCTGTAGAAGATGGAGACTGGATGTTTCCGACCTACCGTGATCATGCTGCAACAATGACGTTCGGTCACTCTTTAACAAACCTTTTCCTTTATTGGAAAGGGCGTCTGGAAGGAAGCATTCCCCCAGAAGGGAAAAATATTTTTCCACCGGCTGTGCCGATTGCATCTCAGCTCCTCCACGCAACAGGAACCGCGTGGGCGGAGAAGAAAAAGAAGAGTGATCGGGTCTCTATCGCCTATTTCGGAGATGGCGCGACATCTGAAGGAGATTTTCACGAAGGGCTCAATTTTGCAAGCGTTTTCAATATACCTGTCGTCTTCTTTAACCAAAACAATGGGTATGCCATCAGTGTCCCGATGGAGAAACAGATGAAGTCTAAAACGATCGCGCAAAAAGGCCTCGCCTATGACATTCCAAGTATAAGGGTGGATGGGAATGATATTCTGGCGGTTTATTTTGAAACGGAGAAAGCGGTCGAACGTGCACGAAGCGGAGGAGGACCGACATTGATCGAGGCAGTGACGTGGAGGTATGGAGCGCATACGACCGCTGATGATCCATCCAAATATAGAAACCAACAGGAAAGCGATCAGCGCAGACAGACGACGGATCCGATTCTCCGTATTGAAAGACTTTTAAACAACCAGGGATGGTGGAACGAAGCTGCGGTTAAGGAGATGCAAGAAGAAATTACGGATGAAATGAATGACGCTCTTCAAGCATCTGAAAGTGTGGAAAAGCCTGACTTGAATCAGCTGTTCGACAATGTATTTGCTGAACCGACGTGGACGATTGAAGAACAGCGAATGAAGCATAACCGAATCAGTAAGGAGGTTGGCCAATGA
- a CDS encoding alpha-ketoacid dehydrogenase subunit beta → MTTVAAQVKKLTMIQAITDAMKTMMKEDDSVLILGEDVGINGGVFRATEGLIEEFGDERVVDTPLAESGIVGTSVGLAVNGFKPICEMQFFGFIYPAFNQLITHATRMRQRSLGRYTVPMVIRAPYGAGVKAPEIHSDSVEALFTHIPGLKVVTPSNPYDAKGLLIASIEDPDPVLFIEPMRCYRTGRTQVPDEKYAVELGKAATVKEGTDVTILTWGAMVQDTVKAVEKWEAGKDASCEIIDLRTLYPLDKETIRKSVEKTGRAVVVHEAPETGGVSGDVISLINDAAFFYLKAPVQKVTGFDTPVPVYSLELDYLPSAQKIIHAVEQTLQY, encoded by the coding sequence ATGACGACAGTGGCTGCGCAAGTGAAAAAGTTGACGATGATCCAAGCGATTACTGATGCCATGAAAACAATGATGAAAGAAGATGACTCTGTTCTTATCCTTGGGGAGGATGTAGGAATTAATGGCGGGGTGTTCCGGGCGACAGAAGGGCTCATTGAAGAGTTTGGCGACGAGCGGGTTGTAGACACACCATTAGCCGAGTCCGGTATTGTAGGAACGTCAGTTGGTCTTGCGGTCAATGGCTTTAAGCCGATATGCGAAATGCAATTCTTTGGTTTCATTTACCCGGCATTCAATCAACTCATCACGCATGCAACAAGGATGAGACAGCGTTCTCTTGGCCGTTATACTGTTCCGATGGTGATTCGAGCTCCTTATGGCGCTGGCGTCAAAGCACCGGAGATTCATTCGGATAGTGTTGAAGCGCTTTTCACCCATATCCCAGGCCTTAAGGTCGTAACTCCTTCTAATCCCTACGATGCTAAAGGTCTGCTTATAGCAAGTATTGAAGATCCGGACCCTGTGCTTTTCATCGAACCGATGCGTTGTTACCGAACAGGACGTACACAAGTTCCAGACGAAAAGTATGCTGTCGAATTAGGAAAGGCAGCAACGGTCAAAGAAGGAACAGATGTGACAATTCTCACTTGGGGAGCTATGGTGCAGGATACTGTTAAGGCAGTGGAGAAGTGGGAAGCTGGCAAAGATGCATCCTGTGAAATTATCGACTTGCGGACACTTTATCCATTAGACAAAGAGACGATCAGAAAGTCAGTTGAAAAAACCGGAAGAGCCGTTGTAGTCCACGAAGCTCCAGAAACGGGCGGGGTCAGTGGAGACGTCATTTCACTAATTAACGATGCGGCCTTCTTCTATCTGAAAGCACCTGTTCAAAAAGTGACAGGATTCGATACACCTGTCCCTGTCTATTCTTTAGAACTCGATTATCTGCCAAGTGCTCAGAAAATCATCCATGCGGTTGAACAGACCCTGCAATACTAG
- a CDS encoding dihydrolipoamide acetyltransferase family protein, producing the protein MEVKLHDIGEGMHEAEILHYFVEPGQNVKNDEPLVEIQTDKMTAELTAPADGVVEELRFHIGDVVEVGTTILSLRTDDYEETQTMIVQREQKQPMKTGASSTSTKPYNNENPHKRVQASPHTRRVAREQGVNIEEVTGSGPSGRITDEDIYQFLKAPSKPVSEKSTEEAQPKEQEERKFVPFRGRRKQIAKKMVKSLHTAPHVTHFDEVMMSDLLDLKQQLKQEGTSISVAAFFIKAIQMSLEEHAIFNSKLNEEQERIELEPHFNIGLATDTEEGLIVPVIKNVEDKSIELIHKEMKELTAKAKENQLSAKELSGGTFTMSNVGPLGSTGATPILNYPETGLIAFHKTKRMPVVVNEEIVIRDVMNISFIFDHRVADGAKAATFVNRFIDYIHHPSKMLVKLV; encoded by the coding sequence ATGGAAGTGAAATTACACGATATAGGCGAGGGAATGCATGAAGCAGAGATTCTTCATTATTTTGTAGAGCCTGGGCAAAACGTGAAAAACGACGAACCGCTTGTTGAAATTCAAACAGACAAAATGACAGCTGAACTCACGGCTCCTGCTGACGGGGTCGTCGAGGAATTGAGGTTTCATATCGGCGATGTGGTGGAAGTCGGTACGACGATTCTTTCATTACGGACAGATGATTATGAAGAAACCCAGACAATGATCGTCCAGCGTGAACAAAAACAGCCTATGAAAACAGGGGCGTCTTCTACAAGTACAAAACCTTATAATAACGAAAATCCGCACAAGCGTGTGCAAGCTTCCCCTCATACGCGCCGGGTTGCAAGAGAACAAGGGGTCAACATTGAAGAGGTGACAGGCTCGGGCCCTTCCGGAAGAATCACCGATGAGGATATCTATCAATTTTTGAAAGCGCCTTCAAAACCTGTCTCGGAAAAGTCAACAGAGGAGGCTCAGCCAAAAGAACAGGAGGAACGCAAATTCGTCCCATTCCGTGGACGTAGAAAGCAGATAGCGAAGAAAATGGTAAAGTCGCTCCATACTGCACCCCATGTGACACACTTTGATGAAGTCATGATGAGCGATCTCCTAGACTTGAAGCAACAATTAAAGCAAGAGGGTACGTCGATTTCTGTAGCTGCTTTTTTCATTAAGGCGATTCAAATGTCACTTGAGGAGCATGCGATCTTCAATAGCAAGTTGAATGAAGAACAAGAGCGTATAGAGCTTGAGCCTCATTTCAACATCGGATTAGCAACAGATACTGAAGAAGGGCTCATTGTTCCAGTCATCAAGAATGTGGAAGACAAGTCAATCGAACTTATTCATAAAGAAATGAAAGAACTGACCGCAAAAGCCAAAGAGAATCAGTTGTCTGCGAAAGAGTTATCTGGCGGGACGTTTACCATGAGTAATGTAGGACCGTTAGGAAGTACGGGCGCAACGCCGATCTTGAATTACCCAGAGACGGGTCTGATCGCCTTTCATAAAACAAAACGGATGCCAGTAGTCGTAAATGAAGAAATAGTTATCCGTGATGTGATGAATATTTCCTTTATATTCGATCATCGTGTTGCAGATGGGGCAAAAGCTGCCACCTTCGTCAATCGTTTCATTGATTATATACACCATCCATCAAAGATGCTCGTCAAACTCGTATAA